In a single window of the Raphanus sativus cultivar WK10039 chromosome 9, ASM80110v3, whole genome shotgun sequence genome:
- the LOC108829770 gene encoding 40S ribosomal protein S18, protein MSLVANEEFQHILRVLNTNVDGKQKIMFALTSIKGIGRRLANIVCKKADVDMNKRAGELSAAEIDNLMTIVANPKQYKIPDWFLNRQKDYKDGKYSQVVSNALDMKLRDDLERLKKIRNHRGLRHYWGLRVRGQHTKTTGRRGKTVGVSKKR, encoded by the exons ATG TCTTTGGTCGCAAATGAGGAGTTTCAGCATATTCTCCGTGTTCTCAACACAAATGTTGATGGTAAGCAGAAGATAATGTTTGCCCTTACCTCTATCAAAGGTATTGGGAGGCGATTGGCTAACATCGTCTGCAAGAAGGCTGATGTCGACATGAACAAAAG GGCTGGTGAGTTATCTGCTGCTGAGATCGACAACCTGATGACGATTGTCGCTAACCCCAAGCAGTACAAGATCCCAGACTGGTTCCTGAACAGACAGAAGGATTACAAAGACGGCAAGTACTCTCAAGTTGTCTCCAATGCCCTTGACATGAAGCTCAGGGATGACCTTGAACGTCTCAAGAAAATCAG GAACCATCGTGGTCTGAGACACTACTGGGGTCTCCGTGTTCGTGGACAACACACCAAGACAACTGGCCGCAGAGGAAAGACTGTTGGTGTGTCAAAGAAGCGTTAA
- the LOC130499887 gene encoding uncharacterized protein LOC130499887 codes for MLPRAQYDWKHLRFQDYKTVDEYTSVLFKIVSMMELCGEKVTELEMLNKTFSTMHSSNMVLQQQYRERKFTTYTELIECLLLAEANNELLMKNSEMRPPGTAPLPDISKLAIEQKKESNLVQHNNQPGSFRGRGRGRGGMFKAHGRGRGHGITPGFSRGRGRGRSVV; via the coding sequence ATGCTCCCAAGGGCTCAATATGACTGGAAACACTTGAGATTTCAAGATTATAAAACAGTAGACGAGTACACCTCTGTCCTGTTTAAAATTGTTTCCATGATGGAGTTATGTGGTGAGAAAGTTACCGAGCTCGAGATGCTCAACAAGACTTTCTCTACGATGCATTCCAGTAATATGGTATTGCAACAGCAATACAGAGAAAGGAAGTTCACCACATACACTGAGTTGATCGAGTGTCTCTTGTTGGCTGAAGCCAATAATGAACTGTTAATGAAAAACAGCGAGATGAGGCCTCCGGGAACGGCTCCATTACCCGACATCTCTAAACTTGCTatagagcaaaagaaagagagtaaCCTTGTCCAACATAATAACCAACCCGGCTCTTTCCGTGGTAGAGGTAGAGGACGAGGTGGCATGTTTAAAGCACACGGGCGAGGACGTGGTCACGGGATCACACCAGGCTTCAGccgtggtcgtggtcgtggcCGTAGTGTCGTTTAA
- the LOC108838184 gene encoding LOW QUALITY PROTEIN: transcription factor TT8 (The sequence of the model RefSeq protein was modified relative to this genomic sequence to represent the inferred CDS: deleted 2 bases in 1 codon), giving the protein MFSSRGKMDESSIIPVWKVIGAEEKEIQGLLKAVVQSVGWTYSLFWQLCPQRRKLVWSSGFYNGAIKTRKTTQPAEITAEEAALERSQQLMELYQTLFAGESSMEARACTALSPEDLTDTEWFYVLCLTYSFEPPSGMPGKAYARRKQVWMSGVNEVDSKIFSRAISAKSAKIQTVVCIPVLDGVLEIGTTNKVKENEEFVEHIKSFFQNHPKSNTKPALFEHSINEEHEEDEEVEEMTMSEEIRLGSPDDDDVSNQNLLSDFHIEAPNSLDTQMDMMNLMEEGGSYSQTVSTLLMSQLPNLLSDSVSTSSYVQSSFVSWRVENVKEHQQYQREEKASSSSSSQWMLKHMILRVPLLHENTKNKRVPREELNHVVAERRRREKLNERFITLRSLVPFVTKMDKVSILGDTIDYVNHLCKRIHELESTHHEPNQKRMRIGKGRTWEEVEVSIIESDVLLEMRCEYRDGLLLNILQVLKELGIETTAVHTAVNDHDFEAEIRAKVRGKKPTIAEVKIAIHQIISQNKL; this is encoded by the exons atgttttcatctCGGGGAAAAATGGATGAATCAAGTATTATACCGGTATGGAAAGTGATCGGAGCTGAGGAAAAAGAGATTCAAGGGCTACTTAAGGCGGTGGTGCAATCTGTGGGGTGGACTTATAGTCTCTTCTGGCAACTTTGTCCTCAACGAAG GAAATTGGTGTGGAGTAGTGGATTCTACAACGGTGCAATAAAGACTAGAAAGACAACTCAGCCGGCGGAAATAACGGCTGAAGAGGCTGCGTTGGAGAGAAGCCAACAGCTCATGGAGCTTTACCAGACGCTTTTTGCCGGAGAATCATCGATGGAAGCGAGGGCTTGCACAGCACTGTCGCCTGAGGATTTGACGGACACTGAATGGTTTTATGTGCTGTGTCTCACTTACTCTTTTGAACCTCCTTCTGG GATGCCAGGAAAGGCGTATGCGAGGAGGAAGCAAGTATGGATGAGTGGTGTAAATGAGGTTGACAGTAAAATCTTCTCTAGGGCTATTTCTGCAAAG AGTGCCAAAATTCAG acAGTGGTTTGCATTCCCGTGCTTGATGGCGTTTTGGAAATAGGCACAACGAACAAG GTCAAAGAAAATGAAGAGTTTGTTGAACACATAAAGAGTTTCTTCCAAAACCACCCGAAGTCAAACACGAAGCCTGCTCTTTTTGAACACTCCATCAACGAAGAGcatgaagaagacgaagaagtagaagaaatgACAATGTCAGAGGAGATAAGACTTGGTTCTCCTGATGACGATGACGTCTCCAATCAAAATCTACTCTCTGATTTCCATATAGAAGCACCCAATAGTTTAG ATACACAAATGGACATGATGAATCTAATGGAGGAAGGCGGAAGTTATTCTCAGACAGTATCAACACTTCTCATGTCACAACTCCCCAATCTTCTTTCAGATTCAGTTTCCACATCTTCTTACGTTCAATCATCGTTTGTCTCGTGGAGGGTTGAGAATGTCAAAGAGCATCAGCAATATCAACGAGAGGAGAAAGCGTCGTCGTCATCCTCGTCGCAATGGATGCTCAAACACATGATCTTGAGAGTTCCTTTACTCCatgaaaacactaaaaacaAGAGGGTGCCGCGGGAAGAGCTCAACCATGTGGTGGCCGAGCGACGCAGAAGAGAGAAGCTTAACGAGAGATTCATAACGTTGAGATCATTGGTTCCATTTGTGACCAAGATGGATAAAGTCTCGATCCTTGGAGACACCATTGATTACGTAAACCATCTTTGTAAGAGGATCCATGAGCTGGAATCTACTCATCACGAGCCAAACCAAAAGCGGATGCGTATCGGTAAGGGAAGAACGTGGGAAGAGGTGGAGGTTTCCATTATAGAGAGCGATGTTTTGTTAGAGATGAGATGCGAGTACCGAGATGGTTTATTGCTCAACATTCTTCAGGTACTTAAGGAGCTGGGTATAGAGACCACTGCAGTTCACACCGCCGTGAACGACCATGATTTTGAGGCAGAGATAAGGGCGAAAGTGAGAGGGAAGAAACCAACCATTGCTGAGGTTAAAATAGCCATCCATCAAATC ATATCTCAAAATAAACTCTAG